Proteins from a genomic interval of Verrucomicrobium sp.:
- the uvrA gene encoding excinuclease ABC subunit UvrA has translation MSTEEIRIGGARTHNLKNLTLSIPRGKLVVFTGVSGSGKSSLAFDTLYAEGQRRYVESLSVYARQFLDQMEKPDCDYLEGLSPAIAIEQRTSAGNPRSTVATTTEVYDFLRLLFAHLGVPHHPKTGKPLRRLSTQQIVDHVLAWPEGTPVHLLAPLVAGEKGEFRDVIERMKREGFIRARIDGVVTEVENLTGLDKKQPHTIEAVVDRLKVAPDVRSRLTDSLEIALRAGRGVAGFLYRDAAGKSREWRASTQNFDPETGFHFGELTPRHFSFNSPQGACPACHGLGTAPVFDPALIVPDGEKALSEMPVAPWRRSNAGLAALYRQQLAAVAAHYGQPLETPWDKTSEEFRQVLLHGSGDEPMPLPGGKGAMVRRPWAGVLPQLRNLYEESQSELTRQRLAGFMTAEPCPVCAGARLKPEILAVTLGEDVPGLSPLNIDQFCRLPVAAALDFVEKLAPSLDETRRKIAGDVLRELRGRLGFLVQTGLGYLTLSRESGTLSGGEAQRIRLAAQLGARLTGVLYILDEPSIGLHQRDNDRLLEVLRALRDLGNSVIVVEHDEDTIRAADYLVDLGPGAGLRGGHLVAAGTPAQVAADERSLTGRYLSGREKIPVPRARTEPSRGWLTVHGARENNLKDVDAAFPIGLFTCVTGVSGSGKSTLVNDVLCRALFRYFYNSKEKPGAHGRIDGLQLVDKAVVIDQSPIGRTPRSNPLTYTGAFNGIRDLFAQLPSARVRGYGPGRFSFNVKGGRCEHCEGAGVLAIEMNFLPAVYVTCEACQGKRFNRETLEITYKGRNIYDVLELTVDDGLSFFRNIPAVSDKLEALAAVGLGYLKLGQPGTTLSGGEAQRVKLAAELAKRATERTVYLLDEPTTGLHWADIELLLRVLLKLRDQGSTLICIEHNLHLIKCADYVLDLGPEGGEAGGRIVAQGTPEEVAASPQSLTGRYLKTVL, from the coding sequence TTGTCCACGGAAGAAATCCGCATCGGCGGCGCGCGCACGCACAACCTCAAGAACCTGACCCTCTCCATCCCGCGGGGGAAGCTGGTCGTCTTCACCGGCGTCTCCGGCTCGGGGAAGTCGTCCCTGGCCTTCGACACTCTCTACGCGGAGGGGCAGCGGCGCTACGTGGAGAGCCTCTCCGTCTACGCCCGGCAGTTCCTGGACCAGATGGAGAAGCCGGACTGCGACTACCTGGAGGGCCTCTCCCCCGCCATCGCCATCGAGCAGCGGACCAGCGCGGGCAACCCCCGCTCCACCGTGGCCACCACCACGGAGGTCTACGATTTCCTGCGCCTCCTCTTCGCCCACCTGGGCGTGCCCCACCACCCGAAGACGGGCAAGCCGCTCCGCCGCCTCTCCACGCAGCAGATCGTCGACCACGTCCTGGCCTGGCCGGAGGGGACGCCCGTCCACCTCCTGGCGCCCCTCGTCGCCGGGGAGAAGGGGGAGTTCCGCGACGTCATCGAGCGGATGAAGCGGGAGGGCTTCATCCGCGCCCGGATCGACGGCGTGGTGACCGAGGTGGAGAACCTGACCGGCCTCGACAAGAAGCAGCCGCACACGATCGAGGCGGTCGTCGACCGGCTGAAAGTCGCCCCCGACGTCCGTTCCCGGCTGACCGACTCCCTGGAGATCGCCCTGCGCGCGGGGCGCGGCGTGGCCGGGTTCCTCTACCGGGACGCGGCGGGCAAGAGCCGCGAGTGGCGCGCCAGCACGCAGAACTTCGACCCGGAGACCGGCTTCCACTTCGGCGAGCTGACGCCGCGCCACTTCTCCTTCAACAGCCCGCAGGGCGCCTGCCCGGCCTGCCACGGCCTGGGGACCGCGCCGGTCTTCGACCCCGCCCTGATCGTGCCGGACGGGGAGAAGGCCCTTTCGGAAATGCCCGTCGCCCCGTGGCGGCGGAGCAACGCGGGCCTGGCCGCGCTCTACCGGCAGCAGCTGGCCGCCGTCGCCGCCCACTACGGCCAGCCGCTCGAGACGCCGTGGGACAAGACCTCGGAAGAATTCCGCCAAGTCCTCCTCCACGGCTCCGGCGACGAGCCGATGCCCCTGCCCGGCGGCAAGGGGGCGATGGTCCGCCGCCCCTGGGCGGGCGTCCTGCCGCAGCTGCGCAACCTCTACGAGGAAAGCCAGAGCGAGCTGACGCGCCAGCGGCTGGCGGGCTTTATGACGGCGGAGCCCTGCCCGGTCTGCGCCGGGGCGCGGCTCAAGCCGGAGATCCTGGCCGTCACGCTGGGGGAGGACGTCCCGGGCCTCTCCCCGCTGAACATCGACCAGTTCTGCCGCCTCCCCGTCGCGGCGGCACTCGACTTCGTGGAAAAGCTCGCCCCCTCCCTCGACGAGACGCGGCGGAAGATCGCGGGCGACGTCCTGCGGGAGTTGCGCGGCCGCCTCGGCTTCCTCGTCCAGACCGGCCTGGGCTACCTCACCCTTTCCCGGGAGAGCGGCACCCTTTCCGGCGGGGAGGCGCAGCGCATCCGGCTGGCCGCCCAGCTCGGCGCGCGGCTCACCGGCGTCCTCTACATCCTGGACGAGCCTTCCATCGGCCTCCACCAGCGGGACAACGACCGGCTCTTGGAAGTTCTCCGCGCCCTGCGCGACTTGGGGAACAGCGTCATCGTCGTCGAGCATGACGAGGACACCATCCGCGCCGCCGACTACCTCGTCGACCTGGGGCCCGGCGCGGGCCTGCGCGGCGGCCACCTCGTCGCCGCCGGGACGCCCGCCCAGGTGGCGGCGGACGAGCGCTCCCTCACCGGCCGCTACCTCTCCGGCCGGGAGAAGATCCCCGTGCCCCGCGCCCGCACGGAGCCCTCGCGCGGCTGGCTCACCGTCCACGGAGCGCGGGAGAACAACCTGAAGGACGTCGATGCCGCCTTCCCCATCGGCCTCTTCACCTGCGTCACGGGCGTCTCCGGATCGGGCAAGAGCACGCTGGTGAACGACGTCCTCTGCCGCGCCCTCTTCCGCTATTTCTACAACTCAAAGGAAAAGCCCGGCGCGCACGGCCGGATCGACGGCCTGCAGCTCGTCGACAAGGCCGTCGTCATCGACCAGTCCCCCATCGGCCGGACGCCGCGCTCCAACCCTTTGACCTACACGGGCGCCTTCAACGGCATCCGGGACCTCTTCGCCCAGCTCCCCTCCGCCCGCGTGCGCGGCTACGGGCCGGGGCGCTTCTCCTTCAACGTGAAGGGGGGCCGCTGCGAGCATTGCGAGGGGGCGGGCGTCCTGGCCATCGAGATGAACTTCCTGCCCGCCGTCTACGTGACCTGCGAGGCCTGCCAGGGCAAGCGCTTCAACCGGGAGACGCTGGAAATCACCTACAAGGGCCGGAACATCTACGACGTGCTGGAACTGACCGTCGACGACGGGCTCTCCTTCTTCCGCAACATCCCGGCGGTGAGCGACAAGCTGGAGGCCTTGGCGGCGGTCGGCCTCGGCTACCTGAAGCTGGGCCAGCCCGGCACGACCCTCTCCGGCGGCGAGGCGCAGCGCGTGAAACTGGCCGCCGAGCTGGCCAAGCGGGCGACGGAGCGGACCGTCTATCTCCTGGACGAGCCGACGACCGGCCTCCACTGGGCCGACATCGAGCTGCTCCTGCGCGTCCTGCTTAAATTGCGCGACCAGGGCAGCACCCTCATCTGCATCGAGCACAACCTCCACCTCATCAAGTGCGCCGATTACGTCCTCGACCTCGGGCCGGAGGGCGGGGAGGCCGGGGGAAGGATCGTGGCGCAAGGCACGCCGGAGGAGGTGGCGGCGAGCCCGCAGAGCCTCACGGGGCGGTATTTGAAGACGGTGTTGTAG
- a CDS encoding tetratricopeptide repeat protein — MRRSVTFLLLLAAPLRAAEAPPAPPAAAKDAKEAARAARELERLQTYFDEGLFEKVDAAAKALVKIPAASAQQKAAARLLQGQAFYYLGQFGPAQAAFEAVPAADAPERQAEVLFWQGEALTGQENWAEAEKRYRAALSQPPPNPYEARAQLGLGWALFHEGNEPDARALLNSLIEAKLPTEAGDKAALILAKIDLARGEPDAAAKTLDGLVQRKVTPGVAFEAAYWRGEIAQQQDRPADAIAAYRKVTDDAKAFPGPLVAKAWFGLGSAYLKTNDGEKAMQALEQAYTRSASEQMKLASFRLYLQSAAGLNRLPAAQARLRDYAKHDNAAVTAAAALLAIASSQADHGDTDEAIGTLEALLTAYPQTDWKPAALFQLGQLYTDQGKPDEARTALQNCLEANPPAGMAREASFRLAEIDFAKGAYAKAAAEFEKAAPGGGPLTEKALFNLLLAQAAQGAIDPFLKTEADFAKAFPQSPLLPRIALEKARLYEKANQPDQARAAYQAALQRNPDAAQKALLLLRLADLERGAQHYDDALKYYNEVATEFPEDPRVAEAAYDFVWVSFLAGKYTKEQARDALTGLAQRFEKGPLGARIDFNLGEFCFEAQDYVGAQTYFEKVASGFPQSDLVPRALYYAGQAATQRKDYAAALKILEKVPADAPGGLKTDARLLQGLIYHLQGRFADAVALFDSVLAGEKSGPRFVAATLRKGNALFAQGGADPTRYELAANTYGTLLSTGQGSFAERNEAAYMRAKCFEKLGRAADALALYLDVLNGREAPAPFDEKNPPPPEMLWRVKAGLDAAALRQATQDWAGAAEVYRRLEALGGPNANDFRDALNRLRRDHFLFDEETGAPAAAAVPQPAPAPATNVPAKP, encoded by the coding sequence ATGCGGCGTTCCGTCACCTTCCTGCTCCTCCTGGCAGCGCCCCTGCGCGCCGCCGAGGCTCCGCCCGCGCCGCCCGCCGCGGCGAAGGACGCCAAGGAAGCCGCGCGCGCCGCGCGGGAACTGGAACGCCTCCAGACCTATTTCGACGAAGGCCTCTTCGAGAAAGTCGACGCCGCCGCCAAGGCGCTGGTGAAGATCCCCGCCGCGTCCGCCCAACAAAAGGCGGCGGCCCGGCTCCTTCAAGGGCAGGCCTTTTATTATTTGGGCCAGTTCGGGCCCGCCCAGGCCGCCTTTGAGGCGGTCCCCGCCGCCGATGCGCCCGAGAGGCAGGCCGAGGTCCTCTTCTGGCAGGGCGAGGCGCTCACCGGCCAGGAGAATTGGGCCGAGGCGGAGAAACGTTACCGCGCCGCCCTTTCCCAGCCGCCGCCGAATCCCTACGAGGCCCGCGCCCAGCTGGGCCTGGGCTGGGCCCTTTTCCACGAGGGGAACGAGCCCGACGCGCGCGCCCTCCTCAACTCCCTCATCGAGGCGAAGCTCCCCACCGAGGCCGGCGACAAGGCCGCGCTCATCCTGGCCAAGATCGACCTGGCGCGCGGCGAGCCCGACGCGGCGGCCAAGACCCTCGACGGCCTGGTCCAGCGGAAGGTGACGCCCGGCGTCGCCTTCGAGGCCGCCTACTGGCGCGGGGAGATCGCCCAGCAGCAGGACCGCCCCGCCGACGCGATCGCCGCCTACCGCAAGGTGACCGACGACGCGAAGGCCTTCCCCGGCCCCCTCGTCGCCAAGGCCTGGTTCGGCCTGGGGAGCGCCTACCTCAAGACGAACGACGGGGAGAAGGCGATGCAGGCGCTGGAACAGGCCTACACCCGAAGCGCCAGCGAGCAGATGAAGCTGGCCAGCTTCCGCCTCTACCTGCAAAGCGCCGCCGGGCTCAACCGCCTGCCCGCCGCCCAGGCCCGCCTGCGGGACTACGCCAAGCACGACAACGCCGCCGTCACCGCCGCCGCGGCGCTCCTGGCCATCGCCTCCAGCCAGGCCGACCACGGCGACACCGACGAGGCGATCGGCACGCTGGAAGCCCTCCTTACCGCCTACCCGCAGACCGACTGGAAGCCCGCCGCCCTCTTCCAGCTGGGCCAGCTCTACACCGACCAGGGCAAGCCGGACGAGGCCCGCACCGCGCTGCAAAACTGCCTGGAGGCCAACCCGCCTGCCGGGATGGCGCGGGAGGCCTCCTTCCGCCTGGCGGAGATCGACTTCGCCAAGGGCGCCTACGCGAAGGCGGCGGCCGAGTTCGAGAAGGCCGCGCCCGGCGGCGGCCCGCTGACGGAGAAGGCCCTCTTCAACCTCCTCCTGGCCCAGGCCGCGCAGGGGGCCATCGACCCCTTCCTCAAGACGGAGGCCGATTTCGCCAAGGCCTTCCCGCAGAGCCCGCTCCTCCCGCGCATCGCCCTGGAAAAGGCCCGCCTCTACGAGAAGGCGAACCAGCCCGACCAGGCCCGCGCCGCCTACCAGGCCGCCCTCCAGCGCAACCCGGACGCCGCGCAGAAGGCGCTCCTCCTCCTCCGCCTGGCCGACCTGGAACGCGGCGCGCAGCACTACGACGACGCCCTGAAATACTACAACGAGGTGGCGACCGAGTTCCCCGAGGACCCGCGCGTGGCCGAGGCGGCCTACGACTTCGTCTGGGTCAGCTTCCTGGCCGGAAAATACACGAAGGAGCAGGCCCGCGACGCCCTGACCGGCCTGGCCCAGCGCTTCGAGAAGGGGCCCTTGGGCGCGCGGATCGACTTCAACCTGGGCGAGTTCTGCTTCGAGGCGCAGGACTACGTCGGCGCGCAGACCTACTTCGAGAAAGTCGCCTCCGGCTTCCCGCAGAGCGACCTGGTCCCCCGCGCCCTCTACTACGCGGGCCAGGCGGCGACGCAGCGGAAGGACTACGCCGCCGCGCTGAAGATCCTGGAAAAGGTCCCCGCCGACGCCCCGGGCGGCCTGAAGACCGACGCGCGGCTCCTCCAGGGCCTCATCTACCACCTGCAGGGCCGCTTCGCCGACGCCGTCGCCCTTTTCGACTCCGTTCTGGCGGGGGAAAAGAGCGGCCCGCGCTTCGTCGCCGCCACGCTGCGGAAGGGCAACGCCCTCTTTGCCCAGGGCGGCGCCGATCCGACCCGCTACGAGCTGGCCGCGAACACCTACGGCACCCTCCTTTCCACCGGCCAGGGCAGCTTCGCCGAGCGGAACGAGGCCGCCTACATGCGCGCCAAATGCTTCGAGAAGCTGGGCCGCGCCGCCGACGCGCTGGCCCTTTACCTCGACGTCCTCAACGGGCGCGAGGCCCCCGCCCCCTTCGACGAGAAAAACCCGCCGCCGCCGGAGATGCTCTGGCGGGTGAAGGCGGGCCTCGACGCGGCGGCGCTGCGGCAGGCCACCCAGGACTGGGCGGGCGCGGCGGAAGTCTACCGGCGGCTGGAGGCCCTGGGCGGCCCGAACGCGAACGATTTCCGCGACGCGCTCAACCGCCTGCGCCGCGACCACTTCCTCTTCGACGAGGAAACCGGCGCCCCCGCCGCGGCGGCCGTTCCTCAGCCCGCGCCTGCGCCCGCGACGAACGTCCCGGCGAAGCCTTAA